Proteins encoded together in one Benincasa hispida cultivar B227 chromosome 1, ASM972705v1, whole genome shotgun sequence window:
- the LOC120068690 gene encoding uncharacterized protein LOC120068690 — protein MALTITNGGATGGTGGGILYRSSTRTPSNQFLLRRNALFPPSKEARTLYVVQAKKSSFRTGRFDGKNRRSSTTTQEQEEEERNRTAEILRDSPNVENAGVAFDVDENLPELPGLQPDFWEGPQWDALGFFLEYLWAFGIVFALIACGIAVTTYNEGATDFKDTPAYKESVQTREILEEPEASNPDVFESNPTEVAPSLE, from the exons ATGGCTCTGACCATAACCAATGGCGGTGCCACCGGCGGCACCGGCGGGGGAATTCTCTACAGATCCTCCACTAGAACTCCTTCTAACCAATTCCTTCTCCGCCGCAACGCGCTCTTTCCGCCCTCCAAGGAAGCCCGCACCCTCTATGTCGTTCAGGCCAAGAAATCCTCCTTCCGAACCGGCCGATTCGACGGTAAGAACCGGAGGAGCTCGACGACAACCCAGGagcaggaagaagaagaacgaaATCGGACGGCGGAGATTTTAAGGGACAGTCCCAACGTTGAAAATGCCGGCGTAGCCTTTGATGTGGATGAGAATCTGCCGGAATTGCCCGGGCTTCAGCCTGATTTCTGGGAGGGTCCGCAGTGGGATGCCCTTGGCTTCTTCCTGGAGTATTTGTGGGCTTTTGGCATCGTTTTCGCA CTTATTGCATGTGGGATTGCTGTCACTACATATAATGAAGGAGCAACTGATTTCAAGGACACACCTGCATATAAAGAATCAGTTCAAACTCGAGAGATATTAGAAGAACCCGAGGCATCAAACCCAGATGTGTTTGAATCTAATCCAACTGAGGTGGCTCCaagtttggaatga
- the LOC120079950 gene encoding non-specific lipid transfer protein GPI-anchored 13, with amino-acid sequence MASLPYLPLPQLAISYLSLLFLLHVLPLAISQDPTFSSPTIAQCTTSLLPLASCASFVQGVTPTPPMVCCDNLKQLYNNVPTCLCLLLNGTTLSSFPINTTRALELPDLCSLQVNISICSALLGPPSPPSSHVPPRVNTNSTISNATVLASPVTQPTPKPSIVGLGLGRISASFKLRAGIQVTVVIAMKTFLFLVVLY; translated from the exons ATGGCATCTCTTCCATATCTCCCCCTTCCTCAACTTGCTATCTCATACCTAAGCCTGCTCTTTCTCCTGCATGTTCTCCCGCTTGCCATATCACAAGATCCAACCTTCTCAAGCCCCACTATAGCTCAATGCACGACGAGTCTTCTTCCATTGGCTTCATGTGCATCATTCGTGCAAGGTGTAACACCGACGCCACCTATGGTATGCTGTGATAACCTGAAACAACTCTACAACAATGTCCCCACCTGCCTTTGCCTCTTGTTGAACGGTACTACCTTGAGCTCTTTCCCTATCAACACTACTAGAGCTCTAGAACTGCCTGATCTTTGTAGCCTTCAAGTTAACATCTCCATTTGTTCAG CTCTCCTTGGGCCACCTAGTCCGCCCAGTTCTCATGTTCCTCCTAGAGTAAACACCAACTCCACAATCAGCAATGCTACGGTTTTAG CTTCTCCAGTGACTCAACCAACACCAAAACCTAGCATTGTGGGTTTAGGATTGGGCAGGATCAGTGCTAGTTTCAAACTAAGGGCAGGAATTCAGGTCACAGTAGTGATTGCTATGAAGACTTTTCTATTTCTTGTAGTACTTTATTGA